A single Pirellulales bacterium DNA region contains:
- the trxA gene encoding thioredoxin, giving the protein MVPSSQWTIEVTDATFDKEVLERSAELPVVIDFWAPWCGPCRQLGPMLEKLADESAGKFLLAKINVDSSPTIAGELRVSSIPAVFAVRNGRLVNQFVGVMPEEQLRAWLQSLEPSEAEKLLGEAMRLEQADPAAAAEKLRAAILLAPQDRPLRLALTRVLLAQDLLDDAEEQIEHLEGEGFLEPEAEGLKAQSVLRRAARGAGDLETVRAAADANPLDMAVQMKLAFALAGSGQYREALERALAVLQTDRKGQGEAARQLMVDVFHVLGSDDELAGEFRRKLSAALY; this is encoded by the coding sequence ATGGTGCCGTCCTCACAGTGGACAATCGAAGTCACGGATGCCACGTTCGATAAGGAAGTCTTGGAACGCTCGGCCGAGTTGCCGGTTGTCATTGATTTTTGGGCTCCTTGGTGTGGCCCTTGCCGACAGTTGGGACCGATGCTGGAGAAGCTGGCCGACGAGTCGGCCGGTAAATTCCTGCTGGCCAAGATCAACGTCGATTCTTCGCCGACCATTGCTGGCGAGCTACGCGTTTCGTCGATCCCGGCCGTGTTCGCGGTCCGCAACGGGCGACTCGTCAATCAGTTCGTCGGGGTCATGCCCGAGGAGCAATTGCGCGCGTGGCTGCAATCCTTGGAGCCTAGCGAAGCCGAAAAGTTGCTGGGTGAGGCCATGCGTTTGGAACAGGCCGACCCGGCGGCGGCGGCCGAGAAGCTGCGCGCAGCAATCCTATTGGCGCCGCAGGATCGACCTCTGCGGCTGGCCCTCACCCGTGTCCTGCTGGCACAAGATTTATTAGACGACGCCGAAGAACAGATCGAGCACCTGGAGGGGGAAGGCTTTTTAGAGCCAGAAGCCGAGGGGCTGAAGGCGCAGTCTGTTCTGCGGCGCGCCGCGCGGGGGGCGGGCGACCTGGAAACGGTACGGGCAGCGGCCGATGCCAATCCGCTCGACATGGCAGTGCAAATGAAGCTCGCATTCGCTCTGGCCGGCAGCGGCCAGTACCGCGAGGCGCTCGAGCGTGCCTTGGCGGTGTTGCAAACCGATCGCAAGGGGCAAGGTGAGGCAGCGCGGCAACTGATGGTGGACGT
- a CDS encoding alpha/beta hydrolase, giving the protein MNSTSSFLLQAMFSLAVAWGVVARCNADEPPQILLWPSGAPGAVGNEDVDKPCIWLHKAPADKAGGAAVIVCPGGGYGHLAMTYEGHEVAQWFNEYGVTAFVLRYRLAPRYHHPMPISDAQRAIRVVRTNAKEWGIDPERVGIMGFSAGGHLASTAATHFDDGQADAKDPTDRVGCRPNFAVLAYPVITLEGEFAHGGSRENLLGKNPPAALVASLSNQTQVTARTPPTFLFHTAADTAVPPENSIMFYEAMRRAKVPGELHVYQTGPHGVGLARNNPVLSTWPECLATWLEERGVLKKKN; this is encoded by the coding sequence ATGAACTCGACAAGTAGTTTCCTTTTGCAAGCAATGTTTTCGCTGGCCGTCGCCTGGGGCGTGGTGGCACGATGTAACGCCGACGAACCGCCGCAGATTTTGCTTTGGCCGTCCGGCGCACCCGGCGCGGTCGGGAACGAAGACGTCGATAAGCCGTGCATTTGGCTGCACAAGGCGCCGGCCGATAAGGCGGGCGGAGCAGCCGTCATCGTTTGTCCCGGCGGAGGCTACGGTCATCTGGCTATGACGTACGAAGGGCACGAAGTGGCCCAGTGGTTTAACGAATACGGCGTCACCGCATTCGTGCTGCGGTATCGACTCGCGCCGCGCTATCATCATCCGATGCCAATTTCGGATGCGCAGCGAGCCATTCGTGTGGTGCGTACCAATGCCAAGGAATGGGGCATCGATCCCGAACGAGTTGGCATTATGGGCTTTTCGGCCGGCGGCCACCTGGCCTCGACTGCCGCCACGCATTTCGACGATGGTCAGGCGGACGCCAAGGACCCGACCGATCGCGTCGGCTGCCGGCCGAATTTCGCGGTCCTGGCATATCCTGTGATCACGCTGGAAGGGGAGTTTGCCCACGGCGGTTCGCGCGAGAACCTGCTGGGCAAGAATCCACCGGCCGCCCTGGTGGCCAGCCTTTCCAACCAGACGCAAGTAACAGCCCGCACCCCGCCGACGTTTTTGTTCCATACGGCCGCGGACACGGCCGTGCCACCGGAAAACAGCATCATGTTCTACGAGGCGATGCGCCGCGCGAAGGTGCCGGGCGAGTTGCACGTTTATCAAACTGGCCCGCACGGTGTGGGATTGGCCCGCAACAATCCTGTACTGTCGACCTGGCCTGAGTGTCTCGCCACCTGGCTCGAAGAGCGTGGCGTGTTGAAAAAGAAGAACTAG